One window of the Trifolium pratense cultivar HEN17-A07 linkage group LG2, ARS_RC_1.1, whole genome shotgun sequence genome contains the following:
- the LOC123911521 gene encoding uncharacterized protein LOC123911521 yields MECNKDEATRAKEIAERKFIAKDISGAKKFALKAQNLYPSLEGIPQLIAKIDVYISAENKVKGEADLYGILGVDPRADDDTVRKHYRKLALMLHPDKNKSVGADWAFKHVSEAWSILSDKARRAAYDEKINAKAQKGSTIFGGSSANAVANGAKEQSSCSIHKSKSTFWTTCIGCKMQYEYPRMYINLKLACPNCHEIFLALKTNTPPASCIRPGAPLNFNPKPDHQGPHKSKSNAGKNNMAAPNVGAGSNKNSFQWAPFSNSGISNVAQAANVVQQAYHKVKRDREEAQATTEKEEALRRKQNVSKKGYGKGNRAKRKRRGMEGNGASNSTRDLSAIELQNLLIEKARKEIRKQLNEFQSNTVDKSVA; encoded by the coding sequence ATGGAGTGCAATAAGGACGAGGCTACCAGAGCTAAAGAAATTGCTGAGAGGAAGTTCATTGCAAAGGACATATCGGGAGCAAAGAAGTTTGCTTTGAAAGCCCAAAATTTATATCCTTCCCTTGAGGGTATTCCTCAACTGATAGCAAAAATTGACGTGTATATTTCTGCTGAGAATAAAGTAAAAGGAGAAGCAGATTTGTATGGTATACTTGGTGTGGACCCGCGTGCCGACGATGATACGGTCAGGAAACATTATAGGAAGCTAGCTCTCATGCTTCACCCAGACAAGAACAAGTCTGTCGGAGCCGATTGGGCCTTTAAACATGTTTCAGAGGCGTGGAGTATACTGTCCGATAAGGCAAGAAGGgcagcttatgatgaaaagatAAATGCAAAAGCACAGAAAGGCTCAACCATTTTTGGCGGTTCATCAGCAAACGCGGTGGCAAATGGGGCTAAAGAACAAAGTTCATGTTCTATCCATAAATCCAAATCCACATTTTGGACTACTTGCATTGGATGTAAAATGCAATACGAGTATCCAAGAATGTACATAAACCTGAAACTCGCGTGCCCTAACTGCCATGAAATATTTTTGGCACTAAAAACCAATACGCCTCCTGCTAGTTGTATCAGACCTGGGGCTCCGTTGAATTTTAATCCAAAGCCCGATCACCAAGGACCTCATAAAAGCAAATCTAATGCTGGAAAGAACAACATGGCAGCTCCAAATGTTGGAGCAGGGTCTAACAAGAATAGTTTCCAGTGGGCTCCATTCTCAAACTCTGGCATTTCTAATGTGGCTCAAGCTGCAAATGTGGTTCAGCAGGCATATCATAAGGTGAAGCGAGATCGTGAGGAGGCACAAGCCACTACTGAAAAGGAAGAGGCTTTAAGAAGGAAGCAGAATGTTTCCAAAAAAGGTTACGGTAAAGGTAATCGAGCTAAGAGGAAAAGAAGGGGCATGGAGGGAAATGGAGCATCTAACTCTACTAGAGATCTCTCCGCCATTGAACTTCAGAATCTTCTTATCGAGAAAGCAAGAAAAGAAATTAGGAAGCAACTCAACGAGTTTCAGTCAAATACTGTCGATAAATCAGTGGCGTAA
- the LOC123911522 gene encoding pentatricopeptide repeat-containing protein At1g33350: MKRNLNELVSTILNKINHINHLKQLQSHLTTLGHSQTHFYAFKLFRFCSIKLSNLHYAQQIFNHIHSPNIYLFTAIITAYSSQQNNHSLTFSIFKNMLNSPIRPNNFIYPHVLKSSKERFLIGSVHAQIVKTGFLEYPVVQTSLVDSYSKVLGGLRDARKVFDEMSERNVVCFTALVSGYLRAGDVECGLKVFDEMVERDVPAWNAVISGCTQNGFFSEGIRLFREMVFVAAAGEGGFCKGNKPNQVTVVCVLSACGHASMLQLGKWIHGYVYRHGLVVDSFVSNALVDMYGKCGNLELARKVFEMDRCKGLTLWNSMINCYALHGNCEGAIAIFEQMVECGSGVRPDEVTFIGLLNACTHGGLVKQGCGYFDMMVKKYGIVPQIEHYGCLIDLLGRAGRFDEAMDVVKGMSMEPDEVVWGSLLNGCKVHGRTDLAEFAAKKLVEIDPHNGGYGIMLANIYGELGKWDEVRNVWCKLKQQKSYKIPGCSWIEVDDKVHQFYSLDQSNPKTEELYSVLESLFGYRSEVMIEM; this comes from the coding sequence ATGAAACGAAACCTAAACGAATTAGTATCAACAATACTAAACAAAATCAATCACATAAACCATTTAAAACAACTTCAATCACACTTAACCACACTTGGTCATTCTCAAACCCATTTCTATGCTTTCAAACTCTTTCGTTTTTGTTCCATCAAACTCTCAAATCTTCACTATGCTCAACAAATCTTCAACCACATTCATTCCCCCAATATCTACCTCTTCACTGCCATCATCACTGCTTATTCTTCTCAACAAAACAATCATTCACTCACTTTTTCTATCTTTAAGAACATGCTTAATAGCCCAATTCGtcctaataattttatttaccCCCATGTGCTCAAATCATCAAAGGAACGGTTTTTAATAGGTTCTGTTCATGCCCAGATTGTAAAAACTGGGTTTTTGGAATACCCAGTTGTTCAAACGTCTCTTGTTGATTCGTATTCCAAGGTTTTGGGAGGGTTAAGGGATGCACGAaaggtgtttgatgaaatgtctGAGAGAAACGTTGTATGTTTTACTGCTTTGGTTTCTGGGTATTTGAGAGCTGGTGATGTTGAATGTGGGTTGaaggtgtttgatgaaatggtTGAACGGGATGTACCGGCTTGGAATGCGGTTATTAGTGGTTGTACTCAGAATGGGTTTTTTTCTGAGGGGATTAGGTTGTTTAGAGAAATGGTATTTGTTGCTGCTGCTGGTGAGGGCGGGTTTTGTAAGGGTAATAAGCCGAATCAGGTTACGGTTGTTTGTGTGCTTTCGGCTTGTGGTCATGCTAGTATGCTTCAGCTTGGGAAATGGATACATGGTTATGTTTATAGACATGGTTTAGTGGTTGATTCGTTTGTCTCGAATGCGCTTGTGGATATGTATGGGAAGTGTGGGAATTTGGAGTTGGCAAGGAAGGTTTTTGAGATGGACCGATGTAAGGGGTTGACTTTGTGGAATTCAATGATTAATTGTTACGCGTTGCATGGGAATTGTGAGGGTGCAATTGCGATTTTTGAGCAGATGGTGGAGTGTGGTAGTGGTGTGAGGCCTGATGAGGTTACTTTTATTGGCTTGTTGAATGCTTGTACTCATGGTGGTTTGGTTAAACAAGGTTGTGGATATTTTGATATGATGGTTAAGAAGTATGGGATAGTGCCTCAGATTGAGCATTACGGGTGTTTGATTGACCTTCTTGGTCGGGCGGGTCGATTTGATGAGGCGATGGATGTTGTGAAGGGAATGAGCATGGAACCTGATGAAGTGGTTTGGGGTTCTTTGCTTAATGGATGTAAGGTTCATGGTCGTACCGATTTGGCAGAATTTGCAGCCAAAAAATTAGTTGAAATAGATCCACATAATGGTGGTTATGGTATAATGTTGGCTAATATATATGGTGAATTAGGAAAGTGGGATGAAGTGAGAAATGTGTGGTGCAAATTAAAGCAACAAAAGTCTTATAAGATTCCAGGATGCAGCTGGATTGAGGTCGATGATAAAGTTCATCAATTCTATTCACTTGATCAATCTAATCCAAAGACAGAAGAGTTGTACAGTGTTTTGGAAAGTCTGTTTGGTTACCGAAGTGAAGTCATGATTGAAATGTAA